In one window of Plasmodium berghei ANKA genome assembly, chromosome: 14 DNA:
- a CDS encoding protein TSSC1, putative codes for MNSGKILKNTYYSPFKSRCLSDVNNNLLNQSYNLHYFLLSSDNPCNNNEMHLIEYNDESLNIENVKIFTHQGEIGNMVCLGMHEKENDGKHIIVCSSGLYYSNDSNCSGDDIHNACSLWLGNLNDFRENDQNEASELENVKKLKDDIKNEHIEEHCNDKLDDNSFSYDYMEEKIDNKSTEVQINNENIINSNKKYIPDLNKKGKLEKLCELKRDEQYVGIKNIAWNDYEKEFQKIAIIDKYSYTIFDRNNSNNINFITSKFVNEKLNYGTFDPHHEDVLAVVSDIYIYGYDIKSNKPIFSTYTNHKANITSLDFNSNIPNILMTSSKDGCIKAWDLRYLKNDFFTMNIHTHWITSININHFHDELLFTTSTDNTVKLHKLEYTNNLNIKDKQVNYRLIKTYSDHEESVYKGAWSKTDAWVFASLSYDGRCVINSVPTEEKYKILL; via the coding sequence ATGAATTctggaaaaatattaaaaaatacatattattcACCTTTTAAATCTAGATGTTTGAGCgatgtaaataataatttattaaatcaaTCATATAActtacattattttttgttaagtTCTGATAACccatgtaataataatgaaatgcATTTGATAGAATACAATGATGAAAGTCTCAATATTgaaaatgtgaaaatatttacacaTCAAGGAGAAATTGGCAATATGGTTTGCTTAGGAATGCacgaaaaagaaaatgacgGAAAACATATTATTGTTTGTTCTTCTGGATTATACTATTCAAACGATAGTAATTGCAGTGGAGATGATATTCATAATGCATGTTCACTATGGTTAGGGaatttaaatgattttAGAGAGAATGATCAAAATGAAGCTAGCGAATtagaaaatgtaaaaaaattaaaggacgatataaaaaatgagcaTATTGAAGAACATTGTAATGATAAATTAGATGACAATTCTTTTTCATATGACTATATGGAAGAAAAGATTGACAACAAAAGTACTGAAGTACAAATAaacaatgaaaatattataaatagtaataaaaagtatattcctgatttaaataaaaagggaaaattagaaaaattatgtgAATTAAAAAGAGATGAACAATATGTaggaattaaaaatatagcatGGAATGATTATGAAAAGgaatttcaaaaaatagcAATTATAGATAAATATAGTTACACAATCTTTGATagaaataatagtaataatataaattttattacatcaaaatttgttaatgaaaaattaaattacgGAACATTTGATCCTCATCATGAAGATGTATTAGCAGTTGTAAGtgacatatatatatatgggtatgatataaaaagtaataaacCAATTTTTTCTACATATACTAATCATAAAGCTAACATAACTTCTCTCGATTTTAATTCGAATATACCTAACATTCTTATGACATCATCTAAAGATGGTTGTATAAAAGCATGGGATTTAAGATAtctaaaaaatgatttttttactatGAACATACATACGCATTGGATTACttctattaatattaatcaCTTTCATgatgaattattatttacaacAAGTACTGATAATACAGTTAAATTACATAAATTAGAATATACtaacaatttaaatataaaagataaaCAAGTAAATTATCgattaataaaaacatattcaGATCATGAAGAATCAGTTTATAAGGGGGCATGGAGCAAAACAGATGCTTGGGTATTCGCTTCTCTCTCTTATGATGGAAGGTGTGTCATAAATAGCGTTCCAACGGAagagaaatataaaatacttCTCTAA